A portion of the Capra hircus breed San Clemente chromosome 24, ASM170441v1, whole genome shotgun sequence genome contains these proteins:
- the INO80C gene encoding INO80 complex subunit C isoform X1 codes for MAAQIPIVATTSTPGIARNSKKRPASPSHNGSSAGGYSASKKKKASASGFAQGISMDGVSENKMVPSDFSTGPMEKAAKPLPFKDPNFVHSGHGGAVAGKKNRTWKNLKQILAAERALPWQLNDPNYFSIDAPPSFKPAKKYSDVSGLLANYTDPQSKLRFSTIEEFSYIRRLPSDVVTGYLALRKATSIVP; via the exons ATGGCGGCTCAGATTCCCATTGTGGCCACCACGTCCACTCCGGGGATAGCCCGGAACAGCAAGAAGAGGCCGGCCAGTCCTTCCCACAACGGCAGCAGCGCCGGGGGCTACAGCGCCAGCAAGAAGAAAAAGGCGTCCGCCTCCGGCTTTGCGCAG gGTATCAGCATGGATGGTGTGAGTGAGAATAAGATGGTGCCCTCTGATTTTAGCACAGGACCCATGGAGAAAGCTGCCAAACCTTTGCCATTTAAGGATCCCAACTTTGTG CATTCTGGccatggtggtgcagtggctggcAAGAAGAACAGAACCTGGAAGAACCTGAAACAGATCCTGGCTGCTGAAAGGGCATTGCCATGGCAACTGAATGATCCCAACT acttcAGTATTGATGCTCCTCCATCCTTTAAACCAGCTAAGAAGTATTCTGATGTTTCAGGTCTTCTT GCCAACTACACGGACCCGCAGAGCAAGCTGCGCTTCAGCACCATCGAAGAGTTCTCCTACATTCGACGGCTGCCATCCGACGTGGTCACGGGCTACCTGGCCCTGAGGAAAGCCACAAGCATCGTTCCCTGA
- the INO80C gene encoding INO80 complex subunit C isoform X2, whose translation MHNVKVGISMDGVSENKMVPSDFSTGPMEKAAKPLPFKDPNFVHSGHGGAVAGKKNRTWKNLKQILAAERALPWQLNDPNYFSIDAPPSFKPAKKYSDVSGLLANYTDPQSKLRFSTIEEFSYIRRLPSDVVTGYLALRKATSIVP comes from the exons ATGCACAATGTGAAAGTG gGTATCAGCATGGATGGTGTGAGTGAGAATAAGATGGTGCCCTCTGATTTTAGCACAGGACCCATGGAGAAAGCTGCCAAACCTTTGCCATTTAAGGATCCCAACTTTGTG CATTCTGGccatggtggtgcagtggctggcAAGAAGAACAGAACCTGGAAGAACCTGAAACAGATCCTGGCTGCTGAAAGGGCATTGCCATGGCAACTGAATGATCCCAACT acttcAGTATTGATGCTCCTCCATCCTTTAAACCAGCTAAGAAGTATTCTGATGTTTCAGGTCTTCTT GCCAACTACACGGACCCGCAGAGCAAGCTGCGCTTCAGCACCATCGAAGAGTTCTCCTACATTCGACGGCTGCCATCCGACGTGGTCACGGGCTACCTGGCCCTGAGGAAAGCCACAAGCATCGTTCCCTGA
- the INO80C gene encoding INO80 complex subunit C isoform X3 has translation MDGVSENKMVPSDFSTGPMEKAAKPLPFKDPNFVHSGHGGAVAGKKNRTWKNLKQILAAERALPWQLNDPNYFSIDAPPSFKPAKKYSDVSGLLANYTDPQSKLRFSTIEEFSYIRRLPSDVVTGYLALRKATSIVP, from the exons ATGGATGGTGTGAGTGAGAATAAGATGGTGCCCTCTGATTTTAGCACAGGACCCATGGAGAAAGCTGCCAAACCTTTGCCATTTAAGGATCCCAACTTTGTG CATTCTGGccatggtggtgcagtggctggcAAGAAGAACAGAACCTGGAAGAACCTGAAACAGATCCTGGCTGCTGAAAGGGCATTGCCATGGCAACTGAATGATCCCAACT acttcAGTATTGATGCTCCTCCATCCTTTAAACCAGCTAAGAAGTATTCTGATGTTTCAGGTCTTCTT GCCAACTACACGGACCCGCAGAGCAAGCTGCGCTTCAGCACCATCGAAGAGTTCTCCTACATTCGACGGCTGCCATCCGACGTGGTCACGGGCTACCTGGCCCTGAGGAAAGCCACAAGCATCGTTCCCTGA